In the genome of Xiphias gladius isolate SHS-SW01 ecotype Sanya breed wild chromosome 18, ASM1685928v1, whole genome shotgun sequence, the window tctcttatatatatttatatatatatatatatatatatataaataaataaactgattcTTCCTATATATAGGTCTATAAAGTTTGTGCGTGATATGATGGAAGTTAACTTTTAAATCAAGGTGTCTCTTGGTAATACAGATTTGTGATATCCAATAagtctttgtctgtgttaatCTTTAATTAATATGATTAATATTCGTCATGAGATAAAGTTGGGTGTTGTGTCATGTGTATATTCGTCCCTGATTATAATGTCATAATCTCATTGCTAGGCCAAGCTCAAAGTCCAAGGTGACCCATGATTGAAATGAGTTTACAGTAGCAATGCAGATACCACTACGAAATAAACTCAAACACTGTTCAATATACGTTATTTGTACCATCAAGTTCTGAAGTAAAAGAGCAAAAGTTaataaaatatctcaaaagTAGAAATTGACTCAAGACATGAAGGCACTTGGAATAGGtcattcacatttattcatttgattaaataaacTATGTCATATGAACATTGCCACCCAAATTGTAAGTAAAACATAAACAGCATGAGTCATTTGCAAAGTGCGTTTTATTTTACGTTGCCTTGATTACATGCCTCTACATTCAAAAATAAGCCAATATCATATAGGGTCCAACTGTAAAAGATAACATTTCCCCTTTcctctcaggaaaaaaaattctcatagATTGTTAAGTTGGATATTCTGTACATAACAGGAACAACTCTGTAATGGGCTGACCTTTCCTGCAGCTGTCTTTAGGTTGAACCAACtggtttgtaaaaatacaaaaaggaagTTATTTCTGTAGACAATATCCTTCAGTCGTTTCCCGGGGGGAGCAGAAGTCTTCTTCTCGGATAGTGGGTCATGGAGCCTTTGTTGACGGCCCTTTTATGCAGGAGACACAGAgctggaggagacagaggaggccTCGGTCTTGGAGGCAGTAGTAGacgctccctcctcctcctcgaaGGGATTCTTCCCGCAACACAAGGTGGTGATCATGCAGTGACGGAACTGCTTGTTCATGCAGATGTAGATCATTGGGTTGTAGATGGCGGAACTCTTGGCAAAGAAGGAGGGGATGGTCATGAAGACTGGTCCAAAGTCAGAGCCCTGATGTGTGAAGATCCACCAGGCCACACTTGCATAGGGTAACCAACATACCAAAAAGGCGATGACCATGATAACGACCATGCGGGTGACTTCCCTCTCAGCCCTTTGGGTGGTCTCAGACTCCTGCtgggcagcagcagcctccTTGACAGCACAGAGCAGACGGCCATAACAGAAGAACACCACAGTCAGTGGAATGCAGAAGTGGCAGGAGAACATGTAGATAACGAAGGATTCATTGTTGAAACCTTCTGCACGTGTGTAGTAGTCGATTCCACATGAGCACTGCATGCCCTCAGGGATGTAACGAGACCAACCAACAAGAGGAGGTATGGAGCAAGCAGAGGCCATCAACCAGGTGAAGCCCAAACCCATGATTGCATGATTCTCCCCAAAGCGGAAGTTGCTGATGGGCTTGCAGACAACCACCCACCTTTCAATAGCCAGAACAACCAGTGACCAGAGGGCAATCTCACCACCGTGGGTAGCAAAGAATCCTTCCAGATTGCAGCCAAGACGACCTAGAACGAAGTAGCCATGCATAGACGTGTACATCGTAGTGGTGAATCCTCCAAACACCATGAAGAGGTTAGCCACTGCAAGGTTCAGCAAGATGTAGTTTAGAGGGGTTCGCAGCTTCTTGTGTTCGAGGGTTACGTAGAGAGTGAGGAAGTTGATGGGGAAGCCAATAAGGATAAGCAGGAACATGTAGGCACCCAGGGCAGCGAAAGCTGCTGGGTTGACAAGGTAGTACTGAGGGTATTCATAAGGACTCCGGACCACGCCGGTGGTGTTTACCATAGGGATATAGAAAAATGGTCCCTCTGTGCCATTCATGGTTGCGGCTTGCGGTCGCGATCAGCCCTTCGGTGGTGTTTCTTCTGGCTGTTCAGGAGAGTGATGGAGAGGGGCCGTGCTACAAATGGACCCAGGTGGCCACAGTCTGGCTTTTAAAAAGGCACACCTTGGATTATCGCTTTCCAAATCCGTCAGCACAAAGTGATTTAGGCCACAGTTAATATCTAATCCAGCCATCACTGCAAACATAACTGACCACTCATCAAGATATTAAGGTTACACCTGCTTACCTGCTCTATCATCAAACTATCCAATGACtgcttattttaaaacataacaACATggttcttcattaaaaaaagtaaaatcttttCGTGCACACTGCATTTGAAATCTACCAACTGAGGGCGAATGTTTCTGTGCACAGTTCAGATTTCCCATATTTGTTCAAGTTTCCTCAGACttcttaagcaaaaatgtgcatgtttgcaAGGATTACCACCACTGATTTgttcatatataaatataaatttttgtgcaaatgtgtttAACTTTGTGATGGACCGGTCCCCGGTTCACTGTCTCTGCCTACTGCTAGGAGAACCTCCAAAACCCCCAACACTGAAATGGGTCAAACCACGCAAGGctttgaattaattattttcatgatttgtAACCCCAAACTCTTAATGTAACACAgagtaacttttattttaaaaacgaATTCATCCCATAGTCATGTGGTTTTAGTGTcattctgaaaaatgtttgtaaaatatcTGCAAAGAATTGGGTATTTTATATATAGTTTAGTGAGTCTCGTCCCAGGTACATTAGTAAAGTATGTATAGGAGCATCCTGGCCAAAATGGAAGCAGAGGATAACAGGCTTTgaaaatttcttaaaatatatcttgttctcatatacagtattaatgCATGCTAAGTGGTCAATTTTCTGTGCTATATTGAATGTAGAGCTGAGTCAGTGGTGCTGCTGAATGGCAGACCATCTTAGCAGTTGGTAAAGAGCTCAGCACTTTCCTAATGGGTGTTGTATTAAAGAGATTTGGGGCTTATGAACGTGTTACTCTCACAGGCCTGTAATGGATTTAATGTCACAGAGGGACATTCTCACTCAGGAGGATGTTGCTGTCCtcagatgtgctttttttttccagtattttttatttttttagttcaaacttaatatgaaataatgaaacagtGTGAACATTGACAAAACTTGAAAAGTTACACTATTTATATGGGCCTCTTTGGGAGCCCATTGTGGTGTCAGTATAGTAAAGCaactataataaatatttttatactaataatgtatcaaatgacgAATTTGCAGTTCCCTTCAAATTTACAGAGTTTTATAGCAAGtttgagctcattgtttagctgtccgacatgtaactttactgttctggttcactctcactaaTCTCATAGCGTAATTTTCATCCACAGTAGGAACATATTTTCAGCGAAAATGTTCTAataacccactgtacactacctgcttAATAaacaagcaactgtttgctaacaagttcaccatatcaattTACAAGGTGAAAATGTATCAATGTTGGgttcaaaaataaatctgcGTTATTAATACAGGGTGAATTGGGCCATGTCCGAAATCACTAGCAATATATTAGACACCCAATATTTTACTCAATAGTGAGCAGTAATTTGAGATTTTGGACATTTACTAATTATCATCACTGTCAACTGTTGAGTCATAGTACTTTTCCCAGTGATGAAACATAGATGCATTGCAGGATCGTTAGCAGAAAGTAGtacttttatatatttgaataagtgcagtaaaacaaaaggaaaaaagaagaataggaacagagaagaacagaaaatatgtaAGACCTAAGATGATAAAACACGTGAAGACTCACCCCCAAATTCAGCCGGTCTTTGGGACAAAAcacatccacccatccatcttCTACACCTGATTATCCTGCCCAATGTTGCAGGGCCCTGGCTCCTTGTCACAGGgttaaatacatacatatttcaCTTTCAATAATACATTTGCATGAAAGATAAAAGTCTTGATTATCAAGAACATCAACTGACATAAAAGAACAGTCTGGTATTTCTATTCTGGTATGGGGTGAGGCAAGGTCAGTTATGAGGCTACTTCAAGGGTTTAAGGAAAgtaaa includes:
- the LOC120804346 gene encoding rhodopsin isoform X2, which produces MGGCVLSQRPAEFGVANLFMVFGGFTTTMYTSMHGYFVLGRLGCNLEGFFATHGGEIALWSLVVLAIERWVVVCKPISNFRFGENHAIMGLGFTWLMASACSIPPLVGWSRYIPEGMQCSCGIDYYTRAEGFNNESFVIYMFSCHFCIPLTVVFFCYGRLLCAVKEAAAAQQESETTQRAEREVTRMVVIMVIAFLVCWLPYASVAWWIFTHQGSDFGPVFMTIPSFFAKSSAIYNPMIYICMNKQFRHCMITTLCCGKNPFEEEEGASTTASKTEASSVSSSSVSPA
- the LOC120804346 gene encoding rhodopsin isoform X1 encodes the protein MNGTEGPFFYIPMVNTTGVVRSPYEYPQYYLVNPAAFAALGAYMFLLILIGFPINFLTLYVTLEHKKLRTPLNYILLNLAVANLFMVFGGFTTTMYTSMHGYFVLGRLGCNLEGFFATHGGEIALWSLVVLAIERWVVVCKPISNFRFGENHAIMGLGFTWLMASACSIPPLVGWSRYIPEGMQCSCGIDYYTRAEGFNNESFVIYMFSCHFCIPLTVVFFCYGRLLCAVKEAAAAQQESETTQRAEREVTRMVVIMVIAFLVCWLPYASVAWWIFTHQGSDFGPVFMTIPSFFAKSSAIYNPMIYICMNKQFRHCMITTLCCGKNPFEEEEGASTTASKTEASSVSSSSVSPA